From a single Sorghum bicolor cultivar BTx623 chromosome 5, Sorghum_bicolor_NCBIv3, whole genome shotgun sequence genomic region:
- the LOC8058560 gene encoding basic leucine zipper 6 — protein sequence MSDDSDGQRQCRRGVTVDVDVELDAAMALADMAGVGPAGEQQQQPPPPPVRRAPPPPGPANPTQDDEEELASTRLSLELGKVGIQASPCSSSSSAGGGGQHPHHQQAAYHQQQQPAPATATATGYGPRPRHALTEAEKEAKRLRRVLANRESARQTILRRQAIRDELARKVADLSSQNENMKKEKDMVMQEYLSLKEANKQLKEQAHHHHTIAFAFPPLSLINYCNPVLDSDR from the exons ATGTCTGACGATAGCGACGGGCAGCGGCAATGCCGCCGGGGCGTCACAGTCGACGTCGACGTCGAGCTCGACGCCGCCATGGCGCTCGCTGACATGGCCGGAGTCGGCCCGGCcggcgagcagcagcagcagccgccgccgccgccggtgcgacgcgcgcctcctcctcccggtCCCGCTAATCCCACTCAG gacgacgaggaggagctgGCGAGCACGCGGCTAAGCCTGGAGCTAGGGAAGGTGGGCATCCAGGCGTCCCCGTGCTCCAGCAGCTccagcgccggcggcggcgggcagcACCCGCACCACCAGCAGGCGGCGTaccatcagcagcagcagccggcgccggcgacggcgactGCGACTGGGTACGGGCCACGGCCCCGGCACGCGCTCACCGAG GCCGAGAAGGAGGCCAAGCGGCTGCGGCGCGTGCTGGCCAACCGGGAGTCCGCTCGCCAGACCATCCTCCGCCGCCAGGCCATCCGGGACGAGCTCGCCAGGAAAGTCGCCGACCTGTCGTCGCAGAACGAGAACATGAAGAAG GAGAAGGACATGGTGATGCAGGAGTACCTGTCGCTCAAGGAGGCCAACAAGCAGCTCAAAGAACAGGCACATCACCACCACACCATCGCTTTCGCGTTCCCTCCCCTTTCGTTAATTAATTATTGTAATCCTGTACTTGACTCAGACAGATGA